The following proteins are encoded in a genomic region of Vibrio sinaloensis:
- a CDS encoding electron transfer flavoprotein subunit beta/FixA family protein encodes MKILVAIKRVIDPYSKVRVKSDGSGVEQDNAKMVINPFCEIAVEEAVRLKEAGRCQEVVVVSIGAANCQEQLRNALALGADRAIHVDHCQPRTPLGTAKLLAAIIKQEQPQLVLLGKQSIDNDNNQVPQMLAGLMSWPQATFASSLVVEEDSVTVTREIDAGLETLELRLPAVVSTDLRLNEPRYASLPNIMKAKRKPLEVVAADTLVADVESRQQVLSVFAPEPRSRGVRVASVAELIDKLKNEAKVIE; translated from the coding sequence ATGAAGATTTTGGTTGCGATCAAACGAGTGATTGACCCTTACAGCAAAGTTCGGGTCAAGTCTGATGGCAGCGGCGTCGAACAAGACAACGCGAAAATGGTCATTAACCCGTTTTGTGAAATTGCAGTAGAAGAGGCCGTACGGCTTAAAGAGGCAGGCCGTTGTCAAGAAGTGGTGGTGGTGTCGATTGGCGCTGCCAATTGTCAGGAGCAACTGCGCAATGCCCTCGCACTCGGCGCGGATCGCGCAATTCATGTTGACCACTGTCAACCGAGAACGCCTCTGGGCACGGCTAAACTGCTCGCGGCGATCATTAAACAAGAGCAGCCACAACTGGTGCTACTGGGGAAGCAGTCAATCGATAACGATAACAACCAAGTACCACAAATGTTGGCCGGTTTGATGAGTTGGCCACAAGCGACCTTTGCCTCCAGCCTAGTCGTAGAAGAGGACTCAGTGACTGTCACTCGAGAAATCGACGCTGGACTTGAAACCCTAGAGCTAAGATTGCCTGCTGTCGTCAGTACCGACCTGCGTCTTAACGAGCCGCGTTACGCCTCGCTACCCAATATTATGAAAGCAAAACGCAAGCCTTTAGAAGTGGTCGCCGCCGACACGCTGGTGGCAGACGTCGAGTCACGCCAGCAGGTGTTGAGTGTGTTCGCTCCAGAGCCGAGAAGTCGCGGTGTGCGAGTCGCGAGTGTCGCCGAGCTGATTGATAAGCTCAAAAACGAAGCCAAAGTGATTGAGTGA
- a CDS encoding L-lactate MFS transporter, whose amino-acid sequence MSKIDKAMRILLAGFCINLCLGILYAWSVFNKALVTESGWSAAEASAPYATATITFSICLLVAGILQDRMGPRLILILGTVLTGLGMIASGFVNSPLMLNITFGVITGAGIGFGYACLSPSAMKWFHASKKGMVNGIIAAGFGLAAIYLAPVTSALIDSMGIQTSFLVLGVAILAIAVPLAATISNPPAGYTPAEPKVKQGQAPKVVKKSDDLTWKAMLKTPQFYSLWIMYAFAASVGLMIIGNITTIASVQANLPNAVYLASILAVFNSGGRVAAGMLADKIGGVRTLLLAFVLQGINMVLFATFKTEFTLIIGTAIAAVGYGTLLAVFPTLTAEFYGLKNYGTNYGVLYTAWGIGGAIGAAVVGYSMTNGEGYTLAYTISAAMMAVCIVLAFITKPMTEAKIAQLKHA is encoded by the coding sequence ATGAGCAAGATTGATAAAGCAATGCGCATCCTGCTAGCAGGATTTTGTATCAACCTTTGTCTTGGCATCCTGTATGCTTGGAGTGTGTTTAACAAAGCATTAGTCACCGAGTCTGGCTGGAGCGCTGCTGAAGCGTCTGCGCCATATGCGACTGCAACTATTACTTTCTCTATCTGTCTTCTGGTTGCCGGTATCCTCCAAGACCGCATGGGCCCACGCCTAATCCTTATCTTGGGTACAGTGCTAACTGGCCTAGGGATGATTGCTTCTGGTTTTGTCAACTCGCCACTAATGCTAAACATTACCTTTGGTGTGATCACTGGTGCAGGTATTGGTTTTGGATACGCCTGTCTTTCGCCTTCGGCGATGAAATGGTTCCACGCCTCGAAAAAAGGCATGGTTAACGGCATTATCGCAGCAGGTTTTGGTCTAGCCGCGATTTACTTAGCTCCTGTGACTTCTGCACTGATCGACAGCATGGGCATCCAAACCAGCTTCCTAGTGCTTGGTGTTGCTATTCTTGCTATCGCTGTTCCTCTGGCAGCAACCATCAGCAACCCGCCTGCGGGTTACACGCCAGCTGAACCTAAAGTAAAACAAGGTCAAGCACCGAAGGTTGTAAAGAAGTCTGACGACCTCACTTGGAAAGCGATGCTTAAAACGCCACAGTTCTACTCTCTATGGATCATGTACGCGTTCGCCGCTTCTGTTGGTCTTATGATCATCGGTAACATCACCACTATCGCCAGCGTTCAAGCGAACCTACCAAACGCGGTTTATCTAGCGTCTATCCTCGCGGTATTTAACTCTGGTGGCCGTGTTGCTGCGGGTATGCTTGCAGACAAGATCGGTGGCGTACGTACTCTTCTTCTGGCGTTCGTTCTACAGGGCATCAACATGGTGCTGTTCGCAACGTTTAAGACTGAATTCACGCTGATTATTGGTACAGCAATCGCAGCGGTAGGTTACGGCACATTGCTCGCGGTATTCCCAACCTTAACCGCTGAGTTCTACGGTTTGAAAAACTACGGCACCAACTACGGCGTGCTGTACACAGCATGGGGTATCGGTGGTGCAATTGGTGCGGCGGTTGTTGGCTACTCAATGACTAACGGCGAAGGCTACACGCTGGCTTACACTATCTCTGCGGCGATGATGGCGGTTTGTATTGTTCTTGCTTTCATCACCAAACCGATGACAGAAGCGAAGATTGCTCAGCTAAAGCATGCTTAA
- a CDS encoding DUF3360 family protein, with amino-acid sequence MSNKSKTFYRDMRRKAHEFESREEFLNHDLKIMSFRRWGIHLPSRDYSVELEDLVPALAATIGKVVMVTAMVAVFAAQFGLSPEFVAENVRYELLIAGALFVILFSAILNPNSNLAGTHGPMIPLIPLIAAAGGHPLALGIMVCMFGFLLAYTKGGSKLMTLTGVGVRGGLLIYLGAVGLISQINKTEAWAASTDQGYISFAVIGVTVAVYAYLAKINKRWLAIPLCSLIAGVVAYVMGAEFAFTTEPGLPHFSPFYWWGEDTGWQLGWPNLEHFIAVTPFALLAVAMWSPDYLGHRVFQELNYPKEAKGVLMDVDDTMMVASIRQGIGSFLGGGNLASSWGTYMIPAAIAKRPIPGGALLTGIMCIAAAVIGYPMDLAMWEPVLRVALIVGVFLPLLEAGMQMIHKHKDSLSAGICIFACAFVNPVFGWATTMLLDNMGLIGDHERAKELSAKDKYLIPGLAFVICVGSLALVGQLPGIPALIGH; translated from the coding sequence ATGTCTAATAAAAGTAAAACCTTTTACAGGGACATGCGCCGTAAAGCGCATGAATTTGAGAGCCGAGAAGAGTTTCTTAACCACGACTTAAAGATCATGAGTTTTCGCCGCTGGGGGATTCATTTACCTTCGCGCGACTACAGTGTCGAACTTGAAGACTTAGTGCCTGCATTGGCCGCAACCATAGGTAAAGTGGTGATGGTAACCGCCATGGTCGCGGTGTTTGCGGCGCAGTTTGGCTTGTCGCCAGAGTTTGTTGCAGAGAACGTTCGCTATGAACTGCTGATCGCAGGTGCGCTGTTTGTTATCCTTTTTTCTGCGATTTTAAATCCAAACTCCAACTTGGCCGGTACGCATGGCCCGATGATCCCGCTTATCCCGCTGATTGCCGCCGCAGGTGGACACCCACTGGCACTCGGCATCATGGTGTGTATGTTCGGTTTTCTGCTCGCGTACACTAAAGGGGGCTCCAAACTGATGACGCTCACCGGTGTTGGCGTGCGCGGAGGTTTGCTGATCTACCTTGGTGCGGTTGGTTTGATTAGCCAAATCAACAAAACCGAAGCTTGGGCTGCCAGTACCGATCAAGGCTATATCTCATTTGCGGTCATTGGTGTCACCGTCGCTGTGTATGCCTACCTGGCTAAAATCAATAAACGTTGGCTGGCGATTCCACTTTGCTCACTGATTGCAGGTGTTGTCGCGTATGTCATGGGTGCTGAGTTCGCCTTTACCACTGAGCCCGGCCTACCTCATTTCAGCCCATTCTACTGGTGGGGAGAAGACACAGGTTGGCAACTTGGCTGGCCAAATCTAGAGCACTTTATCGCAGTGACACCGTTCGCGTTACTTGCGGTCGCCATGTGGTCGCCAGACTACCTTGGTCACCGTGTGTTCCAAGAGTTGAACTACCCGAAAGAAGCCAAAGGCGTTCTGATGGACGTGGATGACACCATGATGGTGGCCTCGATTCGTCAGGGTATCGGCTCATTCCTTGGCGGTGGTAACCTTGCTTCTTCTTGGGGGACCTATATGATCCCTGCGGCGATTGCAAAACGCCCTATTCCGGGTGGCGCGTTGCTCACTGGTATTATGTGTATTGCCGCTGCGGTCATTGGTTATCCGATGGACTTAGCGATGTGGGAACCGGTACTGCGCGTGGCGTTGATTGTCGGTGTGTTCTTGCCGCTACTTGAAGCCGGTATGCAGATGATCCACAAGCATAAGGACTCTCTCAGTGCGGGCATCTGTATCTTCGCCTGTGCGTTTGTCAACCCAGTATTCGGCTGGGCGACCACTATGCTGCTCGATAACATGGGCCTAATTGGCGACCACGAACGCGCTAAAGAGCTCTCAGCGAAAGACAAATACCTGATCCCAGGTTTGGCATTCGTCATTTGTGTAGGCTCACTCGCATTGGTGGGTCAATTGCCGGGCATTCCCGCACTGATCGGCCACTAA
- a CDS encoding dihydrolipoamide acetyltransferase family protein: MKTFLLPDLGEGLAESEIVEWHINVGDHVEVDQVVLTVETAKAVVEVPAPYPGVVVSRHGEEGDVINIGALLLEIEEHPELVGTAPKQQAEKTDAATVVGNVSQSTHQVNVDDFWIGSTHSSSCEQRVTALPSARLLAKKLGVDIDQVHGSGANGMVIDEDIYAQARKQSPGTEVLKGARRTMVSTMSESHQHVAAVTITEEASLGAWGDNEDISARLIQAVVHACKQEPAMNAWFDAETMTRCVHSKVNIGIAVDSRHGLYVPVLKNADQYQGEQIRAWLDETVDGIRSRRIGRDSLQNATITLSNFGAIAGIFATPVVSPPQVAIVGAGRIIERVQMQQGQATAVKVMPLSITFDHRACTGGEAARFTKLLVQHLQQAYS; encoded by the coding sequence ATGAAAACCTTTCTGTTACCCGACCTCGGTGAAGGTTTAGCCGAGTCAGAAATCGTCGAATGGCATATTAATGTCGGCGATCACGTGGAAGTTGACCAAGTAGTACTGACAGTCGAGACAGCCAAAGCGGTGGTCGAAGTCCCAGCACCTTATCCTGGCGTGGTGGTTAGCCGCCACGGTGAAGAGGGCGATGTGATCAATATTGGCGCCTTGTTACTCGAGATTGAAGAGCACCCCGAACTTGTCGGGACCGCGCCAAAACAGCAAGCTGAAAAGACCGATGCCGCCACTGTCGTAGGTAATGTCTCTCAGAGTACCCATCAGGTCAATGTCGATGATTTTTGGATTGGCAGTACACACAGTTCCTCTTGTGAACAAAGAGTCACCGCCCTGCCCTCAGCGCGACTGCTGGCGAAAAAGCTCGGCGTCGACATCGACCAAGTGCACGGCAGCGGCGCCAATGGCATGGTCATAGACGAAGATATCTACGCGCAAGCGCGAAAACAAAGCCCAGGAACCGAGGTATTAAAAGGCGCACGCCGCACCATGGTTTCGACCATGTCTGAATCTCACCAACATGTCGCTGCGGTGACCATTACCGAAGAGGCGAGTTTAGGTGCTTGGGGTGACAATGAAGACATCTCCGCACGATTAATTCAAGCGGTGGTGCATGCCTGTAAGCAAGAGCCAGCGATGAATGCCTGGTTTGATGCAGAAACCATGACCCGATGCGTACACAGCAAGGTGAATATTGGTATTGCGGTCGACAGTCGCCATGGGTTGTACGTCCCGGTGCTCAAAAACGCTGACCAATATCAGGGCGAGCAGATACGCGCTTGGTTGGACGAGACTGTCGATGGCATTCGGAGTCGACGTATTGGTCGCGACAGCTTACAAAACGCCACGATTACTCTATCGAATTTTGGTGCGATTGCCGGCATTTTTGCAACGCCAGTGGTCTCTCCACCTCAAGTCGCGATTGTTGGCGCTGGGCGAATCATTGAACGTGTACAAATGCAACAAGGGCAAGCGACAGCAGTCAAAGTGATGCCGCTGTCGATAACCTTTGACCACCGCGCTTGTACTGGTGGCGAAGCAGCACGCTTCACCAAGTTACTCGTGCAGCATTTGCAACAAGCTTATAGCTAG
- a CDS encoding alpha-ketoacid dehydrogenase subunit beta yields MAELTLVEAVNLALHHEMQRDENVIVLGEDVGDNGGVFRATVGLKQKFGLRRVIDSPLAEALIGGVAVGMASQGLRPVAEFQFQGFVFPAMEHLICHAARMRNRTRGRLTCPAVFRAPFGGGIHAPEHHSESVEALFAHTPGFKVVIPSSPQRAYGLLLASIRSNDPVMFFEPKRIYRTVKSEVVDSGEALPLDSCFTLRKGRDITLVTWGACVVESLQAAQSLSTQGIEVEVIDLASIKPIDMDTILRSLERTGRLLVVHEASRTCGVGAELLARVAETAMCLLKAPPKRVTGMDTIMPYYRNEDYFMIDEQDIVQAARELVEGWK; encoded by the coding sequence ATGGCTGAATTGACCTTAGTCGAAGCAGTGAATCTTGCTCTGCACCACGAGATGCAGCGTGATGAGAATGTCATCGTTCTTGGTGAGGATGTCGGTGACAACGGCGGGGTATTTCGCGCTACCGTGGGGTTAAAGCAGAAATTTGGTCTGCGCCGAGTCATTGACTCTCCCTTGGCCGAAGCTCTGATTGGCGGCGTGGCCGTTGGTATGGCCAGCCAAGGGTTGCGCCCGGTGGCTGAGTTTCAGTTTCAGGGTTTTGTTTTTCCGGCAATGGAGCATTTGATCTGCCATGCGGCGCGAATGCGCAACCGCACCCGAGGCCGCTTAACTTGCCCGGCGGTATTTCGCGCGCCATTTGGTGGCGGTATTCACGCCCCAGAGCACCATTCTGAAAGCGTTGAGGCACTGTTTGCCCACACGCCCGGTTTCAAGGTGGTGATTCCCTCTTCCCCACAACGCGCCTATGGGCTGTTGTTGGCCTCGATTCGCAGCAACGATCCTGTGATGTTTTTTGAACCCAAGCGCATCTATCGCACCGTCAAATCTGAGGTGGTCGACAGTGGAGAAGCTCTACCACTTGATAGCTGTTTTACCCTACGCAAAGGGCGCGACATCACGTTAGTAACATGGGGGGCGTGCGTGGTGGAATCACTGCAAGCCGCGCAGAGCTTATCTACCCAGGGAATTGAGGTGGAAGTGATCGATCTGGCCTCCATCAAACCGATTGATATGGACACCATACTGCGCTCACTTGAGCGTACCGGGCGACTCCTGGTGGTGCACGAAGCCAGTCGCACTTGTGGTGTGGGTGCAGAGCTGCTGGCTCGCGTCGCCGAGACCGCGATGTGCTTGTTAAAAGCGCCGCCCAAACGGGTGACGGGGATGGATACCATCATGCCGTACTACCGTAACGAAGATTACTTCATGATTGATGAGCAAGACATAGTGCAAGCCGCACGTGAGCTCGTGGAGGGCTGGAAATGA
- a CDS encoding DUF294 nucleotidyltransferase-like domain-containing protein, translated as MKISEHAQRTQQLYGIRAEEIHRWIDGFFDYQGQDHAQTMKSSVEYDPYDHRRFRHCKEALAEAIKEFGDKYTSQQIKNVFETHVRDDYHGYLPTRADFENGSFTAKYHDANHQQDLSEVLDANELHDYFAGLRSAPDESSSSFSQFSWRLVVPTVMAIILFVTTIIYLILPLVEQSMLGQKRQMLKELTSTAVSIVDSYVALEQRGVMSLEAAQQKAAMEVKAMRYGAENKDYFFITDMQPKMIMHPYRQDLTNQDLTDFVDSENSTGFPMFVEIVNLVKASQQGYLEYQWQWKDDTNITAPKLTYVEGVDEWQWIVGTGVYIDDVQREVDKLEAVLFRVFVGITLGLTAVMLYVLVQSRAIDQRKKRAEMALHEAKNRYRALVESSNEGYILEADGKVVFSNSRLHQLLGYTDTELKSGSIWQQLFSDLPSNNPVLQHLLQLFMHQTEPAEFEAQIVTKSGRPIDIILSTSRIFLSEKLGHVISFRPIVRKIYSGGGGSVNPTFDYQKSGTSIVADIQQGESLSHVVESLNRLTDLIREMISAGTKPDYLRRLIGSTYDAAICRFIELTIEEIGPPPVPFSFVSFGSNARHDMTLFSDQDNAIVFETPDEQDLKSIRRYFLHLAERVCKQLNQAGYSYCEGLIMASNHQWCLSEKEWCDNFSHWIQQATPDSILELNVFFDIRSTYGAANLVDNIQAHIQQVLQANPEFLTTYAEHCLTYSVPLTDEKQLDTDRIDGRASLNLKECLRPMEIFCRLYALKLDVRHSNTMARLQAMREHNELDSRQYRELVYIFDHIWHLRFMNQVIEYTDLRKVNDLLAIADLTLLEQQNLTNVLKRMTLCQRKVAQDFLSRPVRISEDYIDE; from the coding sequence ATGAAAATATCAGAGCACGCACAACGCACTCAGCAGCTGTATGGGATTCGCGCCGAAGAGATCCATCGTTGGATTGACGGCTTTTTTGACTATCAAGGCCAAGATCACGCGCAGACCATGAAGAGCAGTGTGGAGTATGACCCATACGACCATCGCCGATTTCGTCATTGCAAAGAAGCACTCGCCGAGGCGATCAAAGAGTTCGGCGACAAATACACCAGTCAGCAAATCAAAAATGTGTTTGAAACGCATGTGCGTGATGATTACCACGGCTACCTCCCAACGCGAGCCGATTTCGAAAACGGCAGTTTTACCGCCAAATATCACGATGCCAATCATCAACAAGACTTAAGCGAGGTTCTCGATGCCAATGAGTTGCACGACTACTTTGCTGGTTTACGTTCCGCTCCCGATGAGTCAAGTTCCTCTTTCAGTCAGTTTAGCTGGCGCTTAGTTGTGCCTACGGTGATGGCCATCATTCTATTTGTCACCACCATTATTTATCTGATATTGCCGCTGGTTGAGCAGTCGATGTTGGGGCAAAAAAGACAGATGCTCAAAGAGCTCACCTCGACCGCGGTCAGTATTGTCGACAGCTATGTTGCCTTAGAGCAGCGCGGTGTGATGAGTCTCGAAGCGGCGCAGCAAAAAGCGGCGATGGAAGTGAAAGCAATGCGCTATGGTGCGGAGAATAAAGACTATTTCTTTATCACCGACATGCAGCCGAAAATGATCATGCACCCTTATCGTCAAGATCTAACCAACCAAGACTTAACCGATTTCGTCGACAGTGAAAACAGTACTGGGTTTCCGATGTTTGTCGAAATCGTCAATTTGGTTAAAGCATCGCAGCAAGGTTACCTTGAGTATCAATGGCAGTGGAAAGACGATACCAACATTACCGCGCCCAAGCTAACCTATGTGGAAGGGGTCGATGAATGGCAGTGGATTGTCGGGACCGGCGTCTATATCGATGATGTGCAAAGGGAAGTGGATAAGCTCGAAGCGGTGCTATTTCGTGTTTTTGTCGGGATTACCTTAGGTTTAACCGCTGTCATGCTGTACGTGTTGGTGCAATCGAGAGCGATAGATCAGCGCAAAAAGCGCGCGGAAATGGCGCTGCATGAAGCGAAAAACCGCTATCGTGCCTTGGTTGAGTCGTCCAATGAAGGCTACATTCTCGAGGCAGATGGAAAAGTGGTGTTTTCCAACAGCCGCTTACACCAGTTGCTCGGATATACCGACACCGAACTCAAATCTGGCTCGATTTGGCAGCAGCTCTTTTCGGACTTACCGAGCAATAATCCAGTTTTGCAGCACTTGTTGCAGCTGTTTATGCATCAAACAGAGCCGGCTGAATTTGAAGCACAAATCGTCACCAAAAGTGGCCGCCCGATAGATATTATCCTGAGCACCTCGAGAATTTTCTTGTCGGAAAAACTTGGTCATGTGATCTCATTTCGCCCGATTGTGCGCAAGATATACAGTGGGGGTGGCGGCTCGGTCAACCCGACATTTGATTACCAAAAAAGTGGTACCAGTATCGTCGCCGATATTCAGCAAGGGGAGAGCCTAAGCCATGTGGTCGAGTCACTGAATCGCTTGACCGACTTGATTCGCGAGATGATCAGTGCCGGAACCAAACCCGATTATTTGCGCCGATTAATCGGCAGTACGTACGATGCGGCAATTTGTCGTTTCATTGAACTGACGATAGAAGAAATTGGTCCACCGCCAGTACCCTTCTCATTTGTGTCGTTTGGTAGCAATGCGCGTCACGATATGACTCTGTTTTCTGATCAAGACAATGCGATTGTATTTGAAACCCCGGATGAGCAAGATCTAAAGTCGATTCGTCGTTACTTTTTGCACCTCGCCGAGCGAGTATGTAAGCAGCTCAACCAAGCCGGTTACAGCTATTGTGAAGGCTTAATCATGGCCTCCAACCATCAGTGGTGCTTGAGTGAGAAAGAGTGGTGCGACAATTTTAGCCACTGGATTCAACAGGCGACGCCAGATTCGATCTTGGAGCTGAATGTGTTTTTCGATATCCGCTCGACCTATGGCGCGGCTAACCTAGTCGACAATATCCAGGCCCACATTCAACAGGTTTTACAAGCCAACCCGGAGTTTTTGACCACCTATGCCGAGCACTGTTTGACGTATTCGGTGCCGCTTACCGATGAAAAGCAGCTCGATACCGACCGTATCGACGGCCGGGCCTCACTGAATCTTAAAGAGTGCTTGCGGCCGATGGAGATTTTCTGTCGACTGTATGCGCTCAAACTCGACGTTCGTCACAGCAACACCATGGCCCGATTGCAGGCGATGCGAGAGCACAATGAACTCGATTCTCGTCAATACCGAGAGCTGGTGTATATTTTCGATCACATTTGGCATTTGCGCTTTATGAATCAAGTTATTGAGTATACCGATCTACGTAAAGTGAACGATCTGCTCGCGATTGCCGACCTCACCTTGTTAGAGCAGCAAAACTTGACCAATGTGTTAAAGCGGATGACCCTTTGTCAACGCAAGGTCGCGCAAGATTTTTTATCACGGCCGGTTCGGATCAGCGAAGATTACATTGATGAATAA
- a CDS encoding electron transfer flavoprotein-ubiquinone oxidoreductase, with translation MERESMDFDVVIVGAGPAGLSAACRLAQLSQEREQEVSICVVEKAPEIGAHSLSGAVFETRALDELFPSWRQQGAPVTTQVSQDKLLYLTSAERHIKVPEFLTPLALRNNHEQYIVSLSQLCRWLAKQAEALGVEVFAGFPAREIYFDSNGSVCGIITADMGLDKHGDKKGNFQPGVQLNAKQTLFAEGARGHLGKQLIAKYNLDADCHAQHYALGIKEIWQLPKGDARFEPGLVLHATGWPLTESATTGGSFLYHFDDHLVAVGLITDLNYSNPYLSPFDEFQRLKHHPQFSRYLQGAERIEYGARALAKGGLFSLPKQQFPGGLLIGCDAGTLNAAKIKGCHCAMKSGLLAAEATFNALLNSKPEANYHPLFINSWLYQELAQHRNFSGAIHQYGSVLGGAISLFEQNVWQRLTRTQSRWNIINSQPDYAALHELSRCTPIDYPKPDGVLSFDKASSLYLSGTFHEENQPCHLQVANQRIALTHHMTMFNEPSQRYCPAGVYEVIEVDGQRKLQINAPNCLHCKACDIKDPSQNITWLPPEGGGPNYSSM, from the coding sequence ATGGAACGAGAAAGCATGGATTTCGATGTCGTCATCGTCGGAGCTGGACCAGCAGGCTTAAGCGCCGCTTGCCGCTTAGCGCAACTCAGCCAAGAGCGTGAACAAGAGGTGTCGATTTGCGTGGTCGAGAAGGCCCCCGAAATCGGTGCGCACTCGCTGTCTGGTGCGGTATTTGAGACAAGAGCCCTGGATGAACTCTTCCCCAGTTGGCGACAACAGGGAGCGCCAGTCACCACTCAAGTCAGCCAAGACAAACTGCTCTACCTGACCAGTGCAGAGCGGCACATTAAGGTACCGGAGTTTCTTACCCCACTTGCACTACGCAATAACCATGAGCAATACATCGTTAGCCTAAGCCAGCTGTGCCGCTGGTTGGCAAAACAAGCCGAAGCGCTGGGTGTGGAGGTATTTGCGGGCTTTCCTGCGCGGGAGATTTATTTTGACAGCAACGGCTCGGTGTGTGGGATTATCACTGCGGATATGGGGCTGGATAAACACGGCGATAAAAAAGGCAACTTTCAACCTGGTGTGCAACTTAACGCCAAGCAAACGCTGTTCGCTGAGGGGGCTCGGGGTCACTTGGGTAAGCAGCTCATCGCTAAGTACAATCTCGACGCCGATTGCCATGCCCAGCATTACGCACTCGGAATCAAAGAAATCTGGCAACTGCCAAAAGGGGATGCTCGATTTGAACCCGGATTGGTGCTGCATGCGACCGGCTGGCCATTGACAGAATCAGCGACCACAGGCGGAAGCTTTCTCTATCATTTTGACGATCATCTGGTCGCGGTTGGCCTGATCACTGATCTTAATTACAGCAACCCATATTTAAGCCCATTCGACGAGTTTCAACGCCTCAAACATCACCCTCAATTTAGCCGTTATTTACAAGGCGCCGAACGCATTGAATATGGGGCAAGGGCACTGGCGAAAGGCGGGCTGTTTTCACTGCCCAAGCAGCAGTTCCCCGGTGGGCTGCTTATCGGCTGCGATGCTGGCACGCTGAATGCGGCCAAAATCAAAGGCTGCCACTGCGCTATGAAATCAGGGTTACTCGCTGCCGAGGCAACGTTTAACGCACTATTAAACAGCAAGCCGGAAGCGAACTACCATCCACTGTTCATAAACTCTTGGCTATATCAAGAGCTGGCCCAGCACCGAAATTTCTCCGGCGCGATTCATCAATATGGCTCAGTGTTAGGCGGTGCTATCAGTCTATTTGAACAAAATGTGTGGCAACGCTTAACCCGAACCCAGTCACGTTGGAACATCATCAACTCACAACCGGACTATGCAGCACTCCATGAGTTGTCTCGCTGCACGCCGATTGACTACCCTAAGCCCGATGGGGTGTTGAGCTTCGACAAAGCGTCATCGCTCTATCTTTCAGGCACCTTTCATGAAGAGAACCAGCCCTGCCACTTGCAAGTTGCCAACCAGCGCATTGCACTCACCCACCATATGACTATGTTCAATGAACCTAGCCAGCGATACTGCCCTGCTGGGGTGTATGAAGTTATCGAGGTGGACGGTCAGCGCAAACTGCAAATCAATGCACCCAACTGTTTACATTGCAAAGCGTGCGATATCAAAGACCCTTCGCAAAACATAACTTGGTTGCCACCAGAGGGCGGCGGCCCAAATTATTCATCAATGTAA
- a CDS encoding electron transfer flavoprotein subunit alpha/FixB family protein — MTQLNILLLAQHDGEQILAQTYSALTAAFELKQQKGANIDLLLIGEECDSMAQTLRGCPDIERVLVVSHPLYRDGLAENHAEVLMALSGQYSHVLTAATSYGKDVMPRFAAMADVDMLSDVVAIETPDTVIRPIYAGNALARVQTHDSLVVMTIRATAFDKSMPTSDGSAPCVSLDLEHSARSTKWMSREQQQLERPDLTQAEVVISGGRGLGSKENFAMVTALADKLGGAIGASRAAVDAGFVSNDMQVGQTGKIVAPRLYIAIGISGAIQHVAGMKDSQVIVAINSDPDAPIFDVADYGLVGDLFELLPELIEKI, encoded by the coding sequence ATGACCCAGTTGAACATACTGCTGCTGGCGCAGCACGATGGCGAGCAGATCCTTGCTCAGACCTATAGCGCTTTAACCGCGGCTTTTGAGCTTAAGCAGCAAAAAGGGGCAAATATCGACCTGTTATTGATCGGAGAAGAATGCGATTCAATGGCCCAAACCCTGCGCGGCTGCCCAGATATCGAGCGAGTGCTGGTGGTCAGTCATCCACTCTACCGAGATGGACTAGCGGAAAACCATGCGGAAGTGTTAATGGCGCTGTCCGGTCAGTATAGTCACGTTTTGACTGCCGCGACCAGTTACGGCAAAGATGTCATGCCAAGGTTTGCCGCCATGGCCGATGTCGACATGTTATCGGATGTGGTGGCGATTGAAACGCCCGATACCGTGATTCGTCCTATCTACGCGGGTAATGCACTTGCACGTGTACAAACCCATGATTCGCTGGTGGTGATGACCATACGTGCGACCGCGTTTGACAAAAGTATGCCTACATCAGACGGTTCAGCGCCTTGTGTATCGCTTGATTTAGAGCACTCAGCGCGTAGCACCAAGTGGATGAGTCGTGAGCAGCAACAGTTAGAGCGCCCAGATCTCACTCAAGCAGAGGTGGTGATCTCAGGTGGTCGTGGGCTAGGCAGTAAAGAGAACTTTGCTATGGTGACTGCGTTGGCAGATAAATTGGGCGGCGCAATAGGCGCTTCACGAGCAGCGGTCGATGCAGGTTTTGTCAGCAATGATATGCAAGTCGGGCAAACAGGCAAAATCGTGGCCCCGCGTCTTTACATTGCCATTGGTATTTCAGGGGCAATCCAACATGTTGCCGGTATGAAAGATTCACAGGTGATCGTGGCCATTAACAGCGACCCTGATGCCCCTATCTTTGATGTCGCGGATTATGGCTTGGTGGGCGATCTGTTTGAGCTACTCCCGGAGCTAATCGAAAAGATTTAA